The following are encoded together in the Zingiber officinale cultivar Zhangliang chromosome 8A, Zo_v1.1, whole genome shotgun sequence genome:
- the LOC122010761 gene encoding casein kinase 1-like protein 1 codes for MEPRVGNKFRLGRKIGSGSFGEIYLGTNIQTNEEVAIKLENVKTKHPQLLYESKLYRILQGGTGILNVRWFGVEGDYNVLVMDLLGPSLEDLFNFCCRKLSLKTVLMLADQMINRVEFVHSKSFLHRDIKPDNFIMGLGRRAFKGFNRELEPSVAPAFFINGITSARCAVETSTTLATTELTYRRVAAALDIRR; via the exons ATGGAGCCTCGTGTTGGAAACAAGTTTCGTTTGGGTCGCAAGATCGGGAGCGGCTCGTTTGGGGAGAtctatttag GTACTAATATCCAAACAAACGAGGAAGTCGCAATTAAACTA GAGAACGTCAAGACTAAGCATCCACAGCTTCTCTATGAATCAAAGCTGTATAGGATTCTACAGGGAGGAA CTGGAATCCTTAATGTGAGATGGTTCGGGGTTGAGGGTGATTATAATGTCCTCGTGATGGATTTACTGGGACCAAGTCTTGAAGACTTGTTCAACTTCTGTTGCCGTAAACTCTCTTTGAAGACTGTTCTGATGCTTGCAGACCAAATG ATAAATCGAGTGGAATTTGTACATTCAAAGTCCTTCCTTCACAGAGATATCAAACCAGATAACTTTATTATGGGTCTTGGTAGACGAGCTTTCAAAGGCTTCAACagagagcttgagccgagc GTTGCTCCTGCGTTCTTCATCAACGGCATCACATCAGCAAGATGTGCCGTCG AGACAAGTACAACGCTCGCCACCACTGAACTGACCTACAGGCGTGTGGCGGCGGCTCTCGACATCCGccgatga